One region of Diabrotica undecimpunctata isolate CICGRU chromosome 6, icDiaUnde3, whole genome shotgun sequence genomic DNA includes:
- the LOC140444612 gene encoding uncharacterized protein — translation MNRHSRKRPSVPGSSLVPNQGSGRTHGQRAEGAKNPRVVGGYQERRTLHIITYNIRTLSKDKKMTELEEELKHVKLDIIGISEVKRRSEHEVKLKSGNIFHYKGETESTTGVIGLLVHKKLQKHIQSIDCISPRVMYVYKSKTK, via the coding sequence ATGAACAGACATTCAAGAAAACGGCCCTCGGTCCCCGGCAGCTCGCTAGTtcccaaccaaggtagcggtaGGACTCACGGACAGCGGGCAGAGGGAGCAAAGAATCCCCGGGTTGTAGGAGGCTACCAAGAACGACGAACGCTGCACATAATTACGTATAATATAAGAACCTTATCTAAGGATAAAAAAATGACGGAACTGGAGGAAGAACTCAAACATGTGAAATTGGATATTATAGGAATTAGCGAAGTCAAAAGAAGAAGTGAACATGAGGTCAAACTAAAATCAGGCAATATATTCCACTATAAAGGGGAAACAGAATCGACAACTGGAGTAATAGGtttattagtacacaaaaaattacagaaacATATACAGAGCATTGACTGCATCTCCCCAAGagttatgtatgtatataaatctaagactaaataa